One Setaria viridis chromosome 7, Setaria_viridis_v4.0, whole genome shotgun sequence genomic region harbors:
- the LOC117865089 gene encoding uncharacterized protein gives MLHQTLIPSFFAPYVSASSSPPFLHASDAATAPPAGSSVPVLLRGPAMPSLAHHHSPLDDGRTDALKCNNSFAPEETAEDAAAAAAAGALVEKDGFSVEDLLDLEEFGEPDKDGADNEEAPLPPPPAAAAEEKSNGDSQPLSVVTYELPPPPPEMVDLPAHDVEELEWVSRIMDDSLSELPPQPHPPAALVASLAARPPLAQQRRVPQPHVHDGAYRALPPAPGPLRTPTICALSTEALVPVKAKRSKRSRAPGWSLSGASFLSDSASSSSTTTTSSCSSSGSFSPFLFLDSAPFSSGLELAEGYYNHFLPAPASKKSKHGGGKGSKHKPKKRGRKPKHLPPNPSAAGAVASQPAPGDRRCSHCGVQKTPQWRAGPEGAKTLCNACGVRYKSGRLLPEYRPACSPTFVSTIHSNSHRKVLEMRRKKESGMVATAAPAVASF, from the exons ATGCTCCACCAAACGCTCATCCCTTCCTTCTTTGCACCCTacgtctccgcctcctcctccccgccttTCCTCCACGCCTCCGACGCCGCCACAGCACCACCGGCTGGTTCCTCCGTCCCCGTTCTCCTGCGCGGGCCCGCCATGCCTTCCCTCGCGCACCACCATAGCCCCCTG GATGACGGGAGGACGGACGCGCTGAAGTGTAATAATAGCTTCGCTCCGGAGGAGAcggcggaggacgcggcggccgcagccgccgccggggcgcTTGTTGAGAAAGACGGGTTCTCTGTCGAGGACCTTTTGGACCTTGAGGAGTTCGGCGAGCCTGACAAGGACGGCGCCGACAACGAAgaggcgccgctgccgccgccgccggccgcggcggccgaggagaAGTCGAACGGGGACTCCCAGCCGTTGTCGGTCGTGACGTacgagctcccgccgccgccgccggagatggTTGACCTTCCG GCGCATGACGTCGAGGAGTTGGAGTGGGTCTCCCGCATCATGGACGACTCGCTCTCCGagctgccgccgcagccgcacccACCCGCGGCGCTGGTGGCGTCGCTGGCGGCGCGGCCCCCGCTGGCGCAGCAGCGGCGGGTGCCGCAGCCGCATGTGCACGACGGCGCGTACcgtgcgctgccgccggcgcccggcccgCTGCGGACCCCGACTATCTGCGCGCTGTCAACGGAGGCGCTGGTGCCGGTCAAGGCGAAGCGCAGCAAGCGGTCGCGGGCACCGGGGTGGTCGCTCTCGGGCGCCTCGTTCTTGTCCGACTCGGCCTCGTCCTCGTCGACCACGACcacctcctcgtgctcctcgtCAGGTTCGTTCTCGCCGTTCCTGTTCCTGGACTCGGCCCCGTTCAGCAGCGGGCTGGAGCTGGCCGAGGGCTATTACAACCACTTCCTGCCGGCGCCAGCGTCGAAGAAGTCCAagcacggcggcggcaagggcagCAAGCACAAGCCCAAGAAGCGCGGGCGCAAGCCGAAGCACCTCCCTCCcaacccctccgccgccggcgcggtcgcgtcgcagccggcgccgggcgACCGCCGCTGCAGCCACTGCGGCGTGCAGAAGACCCCGCAgtggcgcgcggggcccgagggcgcCAAGACGCTGTGCAATGCGTGCGGCGTCCGCTACAAGTCCGGGCGGCTGCTCCCGGAGTACCGCCCTGCATGCAGCCCCACCTTCGTGAGCACCATCCACTCCAACTCCCACCGCAAGGTGCTCGAGATGCGCCGCAAGAAGGAGAGCGGCAtggtcgccaccgccgcgcctgCCGTCGCGTCGTTCTAG